CGGGGGAGTTCGCGCTCCGGTCCCGGCTTGTTCAGGAACCGCCCGATGGACGCGCGCAGATCGTCGTCCACCTGGCCCTGGAGGTACGAGTGCAGAGCGAGGGTGGTGACCGTGCCGATCACCGCGCAGACCACCGCGATCAGCGCGACGGCCGAGACGACCAGGCGGGTGCGCAGGGACCAGGGACGGCGCCCGGCCCGCTGAGTGCGCCCGGCTCGTTGAGCGGTCCCGGCTCGCTGGGCGCTCCCCGCCCACTGAGCGGTCCCGGCCCGCTGAGCGCGTCCCGCCCGCTGAGCGCGCCGGGCGTGCGCGCGCCCCCGCGCCGCTCCCGCGCCCGGGGGCGGCTGGGGAGCGCCGGACACCGTGGCGGCACCAGGCGCCGCGGCGGCATCGGGCGTCTCGGCGGCATCGGGCGTCTCGGGGACGCCAGGCACCCCGTGGGCGCCGGCCGGCTCGGGGCCCCGGGGCGGCCGGGGCGGAGGGTGCGCCACGGCCCCCTACTCCCCGGGCTTGATCAGATACCCGGCGCCCCGCCGGGTGTGGATCATCGGGCTGCGCCCCGCGTCGATCTTGCGCCGCAGATACGAGATGTAGAGCTCGACCACGTTGGCCTGGCCGCCGAAGTCATAGCTCCAGACCCGGTCGAGGATCTGCGTCTTGCTGAGCACCCGGCGCGGATTGCGCATGAGATAGCGCAGCAGCTCGAACTCGGTCGCGGTGAGATGGATCTCCTGTCCCCCGCGCGACACCTCATGGCTGTCCTCGTCCAGGATCAGATCGCCGACGGCCAGCACCGACTCGCTGCGCGCGGCCGCCGCCCCCGACCTGCGCAGCAGCCCGCGCAGCCGGGCGACGACCTCCTCCAGGCTGAACGGCTTGGTGACGTAGTCGTCGCCGCCCGCCGTCAGCCCCGCGATCCGGTCCTCCACCGCGTCCCGCGCGGTCAGGAACAGCACCGGGACATCGGGCAGTTCGCGGCGCAGCCGCCCCAGCACCGCGAGCCCGTCCATATCGGGCAGCATGATGTCCAGGACCACCGCGTCCGGGCGCAGCTCACGGGTGATCCGGATCGCCTCCGCGCCGTCGCCCGCGGTGCGCACCTCCCACCCCTCGTAGCGCAGGGCCATCGACAGCAGGTCGGCGAGCGCCGACTCGTCGTCCACAACCAGCACCCGGACGGGGCTCCCGTCGGGGCGCAGCAGCTCGGTACGCCCATGAGGCGAGGTCGGCATCATGACCTCCACCCTCGGAGCGGGCCCTGAGAGGTCCCTTTCGGCTGCCTGTGAATTACCTGAGAATCCTGTGGAGGCGGGGACGGGACCGGCCGGGAGGCGCAACAGCGGATCCGGCGCGCGGAACAGCTGTGCGGACCACGGAATAACCGAAAGGGCTCTCCGGCTTCCCCCTGTATGACTTCTCGTCCCGCACTTGGCAAGATCGGTATCTGGACCGCGGCCCTGAAGACGGACTACGCCCCGTCGGAGCAGATCGGCGAGGCGGTGGCCGAGCTGGACGAGCTGGGGTACGGCGCCGTCTGGCTCGGTGGCAGCCCCAGCCCGGATCAGGCCGGAGTCCTGCTGGACGCCACCTCCCGGATCACCGTCGCGACCGGGATCCTGAGCATCTGGGACCACGAGGCGGCCTACGTCGCCGAGCGGCACACCGCGCTCAACGCGGCCCATGACGGCCGCTTCCTCCTCGGCCTCGGCGTGAGCCACAGCGCGCTCGCCGGTGAGCGCTACCAGCGCCCGTACACGGCGATGAAGGAGTACCTGAACGCGCTGGACTCCGCCCCGACCCCGGTCCCCGCGACCCAGCGGGTCCTGGCCGCCCTCGGCCCCAAGATGCTCAAGCTGTCCCGTGACCGCGCGGCCGGCGCGCATCCGTACCTCGTCACCCCGGAGCACACCGCCGAGGCCCGTGACGTCCTCGGCGAGGAGGCCGTGCTCGCGCCGGAGCTGAAGGTCGTCCTCGACACGGACCTGGACCGCGCCCGCGCCACCGCCCGCGACTACCTCGGCCGGTACCTGGCGCTGCCCAACTACATCAACAACTTCAAGCGGCTGGGCTTCGAGGACGCGGACTTCGCGGACGGCGGCAGCGACCGTCTTCTCTCCGCCATGTACGCCCTCGGCGACGCGGAGACGATCCGGGCGCGCGTGGACGAGTTCCTGGCCGCGGGCGCGGACCACCTCGCGATCCAGGTGGTGAGCGACGACCAGGCGCTCCCCCGCGAGCAGTGGCGCACGCTGGCCGAGGCGCTGCCGCTGGACAAGAGCTGACCGGTCCGCTCAGCCCCCTCGCCCGGCGCCGACGCAGGCGCGCGCCGGGCGAGCCTCACATCCAGAGCGGCCGCGCTCTATCCGAAGCGGGCGCGTCCGGAGCAGGCGCGCGCCGGGCGAGCCCCACGTCCAGACAGCCGGGCTCCATCCACAGCGGCCGCGTCCGGAGCAGGCGCACCCCGTCATATCCCGAACAGCCGCGCCGCGTTCCCGTAACACACCCCGCGCAGCCACTCCTCGTCCTGCCCGACCCGCGTCAGCGCGTCCAGCGCATGCCGGTATCCGTACGGGATGTTGGGGAAGTCGCTCCCGAACAGCACCCTGTCCCCGAGGGCGGCCAGCCTCCCCTGCTCCGACCGCGGAAACGGCCACTGGCGCTCGGTGAAGTCGGTGAAGGCCATCGTGGTGTCCAGGTGGACCTCCTCGTACCGCTCCGCCAGCCCCAGAAAGTCCGTGTACTCCGGCAGCCCCATATGCGCGACGATCAGGCGCAGCCGAGGATGACGGGCCAGCACCCGCCCCACCGGCTCCGGTCCGGTGTACTTGCCGGGGTGGGGGCCCGAGCCGCAGTGGATGACGACCGGCGTCCCGCTCTCGGCGAGCATGCCCCACACCGGGTCGAGCAGCGCGTCGCCCGGGTCGTACGCCCCCACCTGCACATGGGCCTTGAACACCCGCGCCCCGCCCTCGAGCGCCGCGCGCACGTACCCCTCCACACCGGGTTCGGGGAAGAAGGTCGCGGTGTGCAGACAGTCGGGCGTACGGGCGGCGAAATCGGCCGCCCAGCCGTTCAGCCAGCGCGCCATGTCGGGCTTGTGCGGGTAGAGCATCGAGGTGAAGGCCCGCACCCCGAAGGCCCTTAGCGTCGCGAGGCGTTCGTCCTCCTCCTCGCGGTAGGTGATGTGCCAGCGGGGCTCGACGGCGTCGAAGAAGGCCCAGACCTTGTCCAGTACGCGCTGGGGCATGAAGTGGGTGTGCACATCGATGAGTCCGGGCAGCCCGAGGTCCTGCCAGAACCGCCGCACCGACACCACTGCTGGATCGTCCATGCGGATCACGGTAGTTGCCCCGGGCGTATTGCTACAGCCTCGTCTCAAGCTCTCGCCTCGAGTTGATCACAACCTCGACCAGTGGTTTTGTCACGCCCATGATGATCTGCGGCAGCAAGATCACCACAACGGGAGCCGAGAGGGTGAACTGACGCTCCGTGACCGGCGTATCCCACTACGGCAGTCACCGCTCGCTCGACGTCGTCACCGCTCGACCATCACCGACCACCGGGGGACCGTCCATGCCCAACCGCTCGCCGCGCGCCGCCGCCCGATCCGGGACCGCCCTCGTCTGCGCCCTCGGCGTCACCCTCCTCGTCCTCGCCACCGCCGGCTGCGAGGACGACACCGCCGCGTCCGGCCGACGGCAGCCCGCGACCCGTGCCGACATGGCGGCCGACAGCGACGGCGGCAAGACCCTCCGGCTCGGCGAGCCCACGTCGGTCACCTACAAGCGCGGCTCGGACCATATGCGCGGCGCCCTGCGGGTCACGGCGGTGAGCGTGCGCAAGGGCACCCACGCCGAGTTGCGGACGGCGGGCGCGGAGCCGTCCGACGTACGGACCACCCAGCCGTACTACGTCACCATGACCTTCGAGAACATCGGCGAGAACTCCCTCCACTACCCCTTCCTCAACACCCCCACCGGCCTCGAGGACACAAGCGGCGTGGACGACCAGCCGCTGATCACCGGCGACACCGAGGTGGCGGCCTGCCCGGGCAAGGACCCGGACGACTTCGCGGTGGGGGCGAAGATCTCCCTGTGCAAGGTGTTCCTGGTGCCCAACGGCATACGGCCGTCGGTGGTGACGTACAGCACAGGGGATGACACCAAGCGCCCGGTGGGCTGGAAGGTCAAGCGCTGACGGCGGCGGGGCCCTCGGCGCGACCGAACGACCGAGGGCCCGGCACTGAAGAAACGACCGAGGGCCCGGCACTGAAAGTGCCGGGCCCTCGATACCTGAGTAGCGGGGACAGGATTTGAACCTGCGACCTCTGGGTTATGAGCCCAGCGAGCTACCGAGCTGCTCCACCCCGCGTCGATGAACGTAACTGTACGGCGTTCTCGCCGCTAAGGGAAATCCATACCGCCGCCTCCGGCCGACCACTCAGAAAACCGCCTCTCAGAACACCGCCTCGACCAGGGCCGAGACAGAACCGACGACCGCCCCGTACCCGAGGACCGTCAACAGCGGCCACGGAACGGGCCGGGGAACGAGCACCCGCCAGTGGAAGCCGTAGTCCCGGTACTCGGCCATCCCCTCCGTCCCGGGCAGCACCATGAACCGGGGCTGGACCGTGCAGAACAGCCACCAGTCCAGAACCACCAGATCGAAGAGGACGAGCGCGAGCCAGACGAGGGCCCCGAAGACGAACGCGCGCCAGAAGCCGAGCCCGCCATCGGCCCGGCCACGCAGATCCATCAGACCGACGACCGGCACGGCGATGAACACCACCGCGTTCAACGCCCCCATGACCCCGGCCGCCCGCTTCCCCCGCGCGCTTTGCGCGCCATAGCGCTCCCGGATCGTCGGCGAATAGTCGTCGACCAGCGCGTCCCTGGCCACCAGCAGCCCACCGACGATCACCGCGGCGAACAGCACCACCAGCACAAGAGCACAGACAAGGCTCACCCCGACCAGCTGCCACCAGCTCATGGCACCGCAGCATAGAGCAGGAACTTAGGTTTGCCTAACCTTATCGTGCTCGGTAGCCACTCCACTCCGACGGCCCGCCCCCGGGCATTAGCGGAGCGTTAGCCGTACGGCGATGGATCAACAGCGGTGACCGGCAGCCTTGTTCTCACGAGCCCGAACCACCACGCCGCGAGACATCACGTCGCGGGACACCACGTCACGAGAACGGGGAAGACCATGTCGCACCGCACCGCCCTCCGCCACAACCGCCACGCCCGCAAGGCCGCCGCCGCCATGATCATCGCTGTGGCCGCGCTCGGGCTCACCGCATGCCAGGACGGTGAGACCGACTCCTCGTCCTCACCCTCCGCCTCCGCGAGCGCCCCGCAATCCACCGCGCCCACGGCGAAGGACCAGGGCCAGGACCAGGGCCAGGACCAGGCCAAGGACACCGCCAAGGGCACCCCCAGGAAGCCCGGGATGAAGTGCACGAACCAGATCGACTACGCCGGGGACCCCAGGGACAACGCCACGATCAACTCCATCGGCAACGACACCGGCTACTGCCCGCCCATCCAGAAGGACGAAACCTCCAAGGGCACCCTCAGGAAGGGTGACATGAAGTGCACCGACCAGATCAACTACGCCGGCGACCCCAGGGACAACGCCACGATCAACTCCATCGGCAACGACACCGGCTACTGCCCGCCCATCCAGAAGGACGAAACCTCCAAGGGCACCCTCAGGAAGGGTGACATGAAGTGCACCGACCAGATCAACTACGCCGGCGACCCCAGGGACAACGCCACAATCAACTCCATCGGCAACGACACCGGCTACTGCCCGCCCATCCAGAAGTGAGCTCCTGCCGTGACGCCGGTCGGCGGCCACGGTCGCGGTCACAGTGCGGGCGGAGTCGCCCGTACCAGGCCCGTCTGGTAGGCGATGACCACCAGTTGGGCGCGGTCGCGGGCGCCCAGCTTCGTCATCGCGCGGTGGATATGGGTGCGCACGGTCAGCGGGCTGAGCGTGAGGACCTCGGCGATCTCGGTGTTGGACTTGCCCTCGGCGGCCAGGCCCATCACCTCGCGCTCGCGGCCAGTGAGCTCCGACAGGCGTTGTGGGGGCGCGAGGTGGGCGTCGGGGGCGGGGGACATGAGGAAGTTCGTGATGAGGGTGCGGGTCGCGGCGGGTGACAGCAGCGCCTCGCCGGAAGCCACCGTGCGCAGACCGGCCAGCAGGGTGTCGGCGGTGACGTCCTTGCCCAGGAAGCCGCTGGCACCGGCGCGCAGCGCCTGGGCGACGTAGTCCTCGGTCTCGAACGTCGTCAGGATGAGGACGCGGGTGGCGGCCAGCTCCGGGGCGGCGCAGATCGCGGAGGTGGCGGCGAGACCGTCCGTGCCCGGCATCCGGATGTCCATGAGGACGATGTCGGGGTGGTGGGCGCGGGTCAGCTCCAGCGCCTCCGCGCCGTCCGACGCCTCGCCGACCACCGTCATGTCCTCGCAGGAGTCGATCAGGATCCGGAAGGTGGCCCGCAGCAAGGTCTGGTCGTCGGCGAGCAGCACCCTGATGGTCATGACTCTTCTCCTCGCGCTGGAGCGTCTGTGGCGCCTACGGCCGCTTCGGATGCCGAGGGGTCCGTGGGTGCCGAGGACTGAAGCGGCAGCGCGGTGGTGACCTCGAAGCCGCCCTCCGGGCGCGGTCCCGCGCAGAGTTCGCCGCCGATGGTGCGGGCGCGTTCACGCATGCCCATGACGCCGAAGCCCCGGCCCGGCACGGCCTTGGCGGCATCGGTGGTGCCGTTGGTGCCGCTAGTGCCGGTGGTGCCGTTGGTATCCGGGCCGTCGTTGCTGACCGTGATCAGCAGGCGAGATCCGGAGTAGGCCAGACGTACCTGCGCGGAGTCCACGGCGGCGTGCTTGGAGACATTGGTGAGCGACTCCTGCACGATCCGGAACGCGGTCAGGTCCACCCCGGGGGAGAGCGGCCGGACCTCCCCTGTCGTGCTGACCGTGACGGCGAGCCCCGCGGACGCGCACGCCGAGACCAGTTCGGGCAGTCGGGCCAGGCCGGGGGACGGCTCCAGCGACGCCGAGGCCGGGTCGTCGTTGTGGCGCAGCAGCCCCAGCGTGG
This genomic interval from Streptomyces asiaticus contains the following:
- a CDS encoding response regulator transcription factor → MMPTSPHGRTELLRPDGSPVRVLVVDDESALADLLSMALRYEGWEVRTAGDGAEAIRITRELRPDAVVLDIMLPDMDGLAVLGRLRRELPDVPVLFLTARDAVEDRIAGLTAGGDDYVTKPFSLEEVVARLRGLLRRSGAAAARSESVLAVGDLILDEDSHEVSRGGQEIHLTATEFELLRYLMRNPRRVLSKTQILDRVWSYDFGGQANVVELYISYLRRKIDAGRSPMIHTRRGAGYLIKPGE
- a CDS encoding LLM class F420-dependent oxidoreductase; this encodes MTSRPALGKIGIWTAALKTDYAPSEQIGEAVAELDELGYGAVWLGGSPSPDQAGVLLDATSRITVATGILSIWDHEAAYVAERHTALNAAHDGRFLLGLGVSHSALAGERYQRPYTAMKEYLNALDSAPTPVPATQRVLAALGPKMLKLSRDRAAGAHPYLVTPEHTAEARDVLGEEAVLAPELKVVLDTDLDRARATARDYLGRYLALPNYINNFKRLGFEDADFADGGSDRLLSAMYALGDAETIRARVDEFLAAGADHLAIQVVSDDQALPREQWRTLAEALPLDKS
- a CDS encoding amidohydrolase family protein, producing the protein MDDPAVVSVRRFWQDLGLPGLIDVHTHFMPQRVLDKVWAFFDAVEPRWHITYREEEDERLATLRAFGVRAFTSMLYPHKPDMARWLNGWAADFAARTPDCLHTATFFPEPGVEGYVRAALEGGARVFKAHVQVGAYDPGDALLDPVWGMLAESGTPVVIHCGSGPHPGKYTGPEPVGRVLARHPRLRLIVAHMGLPEYTDFLGLAERYEEVHLDTTMAFTDFTERQWPFPRSEQGRLAALGDRVLFGSDFPNIPYGYRHALDALTRVGQDEEWLRGVCYGNAARLFGI
- a CDS encoding response regulator transcription factor, translating into MTIRVLLADDQTLLRATFRILIDSCEDMTVVGEASDGAEALELTRAHHPDIVLMDIRMPGTDGLAATSAICAAPELAATRVLILTTFETEDYVAQALRAGASGFLGKDVTADTLLAGLRTVASGEALLSPAATRTLITNFLMSPAPDAHLAPPQRLSELTGREREVMGLAAEGKSNTEIAEVLTLSPLTVRTHIHRAMTKLGARDRAQLVVIAYQTGLVRATPPAL